A DNA window from Macadamia integrifolia cultivar HAES 741 chromosome 4, SCU_Mint_v3, whole genome shotgun sequence contains the following coding sequences:
- the LOC122075711 gene encoding protein DEHYDRATION-INDUCED 19-like — MDSDLWTSRLAAAKRQYALQHHQNSQIDRLSIDDFEVEEEVRPDFPCPYCYEDYDIASLCSHLEDEHPFESKVSVCPICSVKVSRDMLNHITLQHGHLFKLQRRRRLRRVAIPNSQTLSLLGRDLREAHLQVLLGGGGYRSSNANASTAVTDPFLSSLVLNFPSSETDEISKSAVSSAEDISVKSVTSTHSWKSSFDSSLSYEEREQKMKQAAVRAGFMQDLLLSTLLGD; from the exons ATGGACTCCGATCTTTGGACATCTCGTCTTGCAGCGGCCAAACGCCAATACGCGTTGCAGCACCATCAGAACTCCCAAATAG ATCGGTTGAGTATCGATGATTTcgaggttgaagaagaggttcGTCCTGATTTTCCCTGCCCTTATTGCTACGAGGACTACGATATCGCTTCTCTGTGTTCGCATCTTGAAGACGAGCATCCATTTGAGTCCAAGGTCTCG GTTTGTCCCATTTGCTCTGTCAAAGTTTCAAGGGACATGCTTAATCATATTACATTGCAACATGGGCATTTGTTCAAG TTGCAGAGACGTCGCAGATTACGTAGAGTTGCTATTCCCAACAGTCAGACCCTGTCTCTATTGGGTCGAGATCTTCGTGAGGCCCATCTACAGGTGCTCTTAGGTGGTGGTGGATATCGGTCAAGCAATGCTAATGCATCTACTGCAGTTACAGACCCGTTCCTGTCGTCACTTGTATTGAACTTCCCCTCATCTGAAACAgatgaaatttcaaaatctgCAGTTTCTAGTGCTGAGGATATTTCTGTAAAGAGCGTAACATCAACTCATTCCTGGAAATCAAG TTTTGATTCCTCACTGAGCTATGAGGAGCGGGAACAGAAGATGAAACAGGCTgctgttagagctggtttcaTGCAAGATCTGCTTTTATCTACTCTTTTGGGAGACTGA